Genomic segment of Primulina tabacum isolate GXHZ01 chromosome 11, ASM2559414v2, whole genome shotgun sequence:
ctcaatcaataccgaatctgatcaatatcaatcaactgatgtttcgacggcataacaatacagtctcgataaccccgtcaattccaacaccacagatataataccagaactcataatcaatatcggtgcaattaacaacaccaatctgatatcgaatctcagttaatcaattctaaaaatcataataattacataaccagtccgtttcttaatctgacttcgattctatgatgtctaacatgtcaagaacatcatatatgaattccattcaattctggcaataacatattttcaaatcgtatctaaacgtaacaaaacttacatccagttgtagcctatgttgataggaacacagtactgaagtcggattacaattcagacgggcggatctttcacaaaagacgtaaggatttttggcaaacttctTCGACCCTTTTCTCGTTTCTTCTTGTCAAATTtacgtttgtatgtatatatatatatatatacataactcgTGCATGATAGAAATGTGgcatgttcttgttctgcatgactcgcgcatatgcgcgcccgaaatccgcgcatatgcgtcggaagcactgtccggctcctggactactcgcgcatatgcgcgcactgacctcgcgcatatgcgcgagacctactgtctccgcatatatcctgcacatcgcctcgcgcatatgcgcgactcatctccgcgcatatgcgcgagactctctggagttactcgtataggcttcgcaactactggcgcctatgcgcgcctcaatccgacgcatatgcgccaaagcttctaTTCCAAAACGTTGGcttctggactgctcgcgcatatgcacgcacccaagtcgcgcatatgcgcgagacctactgtctcggcgtttcgatactcgcgcatatgcgcgcccatctcGGCGCAGATGCGCCCAAGGTTCTGGACATTCCGCGCATGTTCGCACTTacacgccgcgcatgtgcgcgaaggcacaccctcgcacatgtgtttcgcgtctgttctcgtctttctcggtccgctccattccgtctataatcactccaattaatcaagaaatcatcccagattaatATCAAATTACGGTAAATctacccaaatcatttccgattactgtaatcaaattctcgggccttacatttctcaccctctaagatatgatttcgtcctcgaaatcacaggcaatcaaatcagataaagaagaaatgtatactagaggttacttcagaaaattcattctatcaaaccattctgataaaattacttgcaaatactggctatacaacatcagtatataccaatcaacagctcataccaaatccatattatcagctgttatcaaatctgtttatcccagtcaaggatttactcaatcttcggcttcaaataccaatcgtcaccatccgacgtcggcatattaagttggttcattcgaagctggtgttcattcttttctgaatcagcttcattttctttataagATTTCTGCTTTTATTAActtcaatctcagatatcaccgtaatatcattcccattcagaggaaatccgcagtactcactgtacaatacctcgactagAGCTATCTTGATACTCATCTAATAGTTATTATTGtgcaataattcataaagtgacaagacatcaggtaactagtgctaaaatccagcactacggttcctggatatcctccagtatctagatagttcgctccgactatctgtcaatctataatccatagaataaaaatcatgctatacattctgccaaaagtacaaaatcaaccaaaaatcacggtatgatataattaactctggcattcaataccatctgaccccttttctgacatacctctcagtcgtcttgtcatatctgtacgtcatcctgtacaatatatatatgccgatttgaacaatcgttcaatcataaccataTCCTGGTACGttcttggcacgatttcggtaagtctatcaccagatccatagaattatACTCCTATTTCTGTTCAGGAATCAATAATCTGTATAActaatctcctggtttctatcttcttgtcttcatctgtcatcgaattagacatttcaatacaaattctgacataactgatttcgtttgtttacatcaaaactgtccgttcgtattatcacacatttcttgTTACTAGAATAATACGGAATCTACTACTttgtgcctctgacaatacttgtcatttcaaattcgaaatatttggcaCAAACAAAttagctaattatataaaataaagcattacctacctgatattctgattgacacactgttctgactatcgaaatcaagttctgaacaatcggATCACTGTCTCAAttgtgctacaatcaatcagtatactatcttccgatatcacagactctgaatacaatctgttgcaatctggattcatagccgaacaattctaTATACAACAATCTcggttcccagaatattcaatacagatttcaactgttcgattcaatcaatcatacgctgcgaatatatcaaaatatcatagataaaacgagcataaggtcatcagaacacttcggaacacaggatttatcaacccatacacagaactgaagtatttcccagagaaatacataatcacatgtaactctaactctcaggcagtaaatcttctaactgatatttcaattctttcaattccatcAAGATCATTCTGTACAtaagtctaaaatgaaatccatacctgatatcaaatcaaggctgaagtcgctctccctgatataagacaaaccctgaatttcatctggaacgactatagcaactctcctgccactgacaaatcatttccagataggctcaacttcagtaatcaactgaatacataaatgaattactccattcttttcgataatcatcgaatcatacataacacggatatcaaggaattcaaaatcgagaatccttaccgtatatcattcattCATCGGCCATTttaggtccgaatcttaccatttcctggcaagaatctataatagttctgtacttgttagcatattaatatcaatgatgtagtcaaaatcagaaaacacaagtacaatacaatctaattcaatctcattctctttttactgcagtacacaatatatcacagaattcactgatatcaattcctttccccaaaaggtacaaggatcaatactacagtaatacagacccagcaggcacaatatatatcaatacaactccgtcacagataatcgtagggaatgcattagtatatatcaatacatatgcaatataatcataaaagattattacctgccactatatcatcacgtgtgtcctgggtctgttcctcgatcactaccaccagatgattctgctccctgaaatcttcgggaacctttctgtggacagactctagcaaagtgtccttgctgtttaCATATATTacacctaccagtcactccctggcattgctccgcggaatgtctccctccgcaagtcctgcaataaactccagtataactcggctagaaccactggagctagatgaaccactcggtccgcttcctaacttcttaaactgtttctttcgagctttcagcaaatcttgctttccactcgtgctgccgcgatcaaatcggagaggggattgctgtgtctgaggttgcatcgcacacacccttcctaattgtctaatcagactcgcctccgctctcttcgctctactcaaggcatcagcaaaatggtaaggtcgctgcatattcatcaatgcaactatctccgagttcaatcctctgatgaactgatccgctacagcttcattaTTCCcagctacatgaggagcaaaacgcagtagagtagagaatttagcaacatactcttcaatattcagttgaccttgcctcaaattctcaaattctgctttcttatcctctcgatacgaaactgggaaaaatcttcgataaaattcagttctgaatatttcccacgaaatcactgtacctctctgttctaacattcttttacttgtaatccaccaactcctgacGGCTTCTCGTAACTGGTTAGGCACCattttaattctctgttcatctgtaCAATCAAGTAactcaaacagtatttctatgtcatcaaaccagttctcacagtcttcagacgtttcgataccactcagaatcggcggctgaaataactgaaactccTTCAActttatttccatctgagtttctgacacatctttcagatcagtcgaagtactacctcgttcTGGAACTCTTCTAGGAGGAATATCTTATAATCACATATGTTAGTAGTAACAGGAGACAATTCCGTCTCAATCCcaatcctgatcagcttacctctgatcaagaattggttctgatccagtttcaaataatacatattaccaaatcaactcagatattcaggtaacatgtagctTAATATACAGTAAAAACATACTGAAATCTTAGCATAAACAATGTAATTTCAACATTATATTCAATCATATGCTATGTAACTTCAAGCAATAACACATaacatcatgctagcacacaccatgtaattcaacattataatcaaTCACACGCTAGCAAttacatgcaaggaaagaaaactcattctaccccgctcactcttctctatctcaatctcaagaacctacagttctagaacctactgttctggaacctaatgctctgataccacatgttgtggggacccggacgctaattcattccttaatcgtctttataaataattcaaccaattataataaacatggtctaaattttttttttaaaaatacaaagcggaaacgtaatgtaattcaattcaaattacatattaaacataattatacaaatcttgtattatctacaagaattcaactatgttcaactatatctcagtgctgaatcctaagttgcttcgaagcccggatctccacgctatctagtccagcctctttctcttcttgaccctgatcctatcccacctgttgccatgcacacatacaaacaagacaacagccggataactccggtgagaattacattctcagtataaatcatgtatacatgcaatcataaaaacaatataaaagcatataacatatatgtctaacatgtattcagatcagaatataaatccatatcaagaataaatcctattctaaacatgtaccatcatcaggaacataagttaatatgtaccatattcaggaacataatcaacatgaatcaatataactgtcaattagactcatgacttcacatttaagactagactcaatcctagtctagggatcccggttttcagatgtgggtattcccatatcgaccaacagtaatagaaaagactccagttctattcacgtcgatagggtatcgatgaccagtaatagaagaagctcggattctatccacatcggtatagtatcgatcaccagtaatagaagaaactccgattctatccacatcgatataatatcgatcatcagtaatagaagaagttataattctatccacatcgatacggtaccgatcaccagtaatagaagaagctacaattctattcacatcgatagccaaacatccggtgacagactttggcactatcgccaatacactatcttgtgacattgtgcaatgtgcccgtggcgatcccaccactatcaggcacttctgtcacaagattactcgtctaatacatgctgtctataaatcaagagaacaagtacatcaatcaaatccatacaataaggtaaagtatgtgatttagggaaactcgagccaaacatcactcgagttgtgcaatcccaactcaacattaatttatacatttatcttctcggtccgacgaagatgaagtattgaagtcaactctgtccatacccaaatctgataatgacaatcgaatagatacaatatcagtatataactaagttcaaaacctgttctgattaatactcaaatcaaaacataatctgatcaatgcccatcgacatatgatatcacaataccatctcaatcaataccgaatctgatcaatatcaatcaactgatgtttcgacggcataacaatacagtctcgataaccccgtcaattccaacaccacagatataataccagaactcataatcaatatcggtgcaattaacaacaccaatctgatatcgaatctcagttaatcaattccaaaaatcataataattacataaccagtccgtttcttaatctgacttcgattctatgatgtctaacatgtcaagaacatcatatatgaattccattcaattctggcaataacataatttcaaatcgtatctaaacgtaacaaaacttacgtccagttgtagcctgcgttgataggaacacaatactgaagtcggattacaattcagacgggcggatctttcacaaaagacgtaaggatttttggcaaacttctTCGACCCTTTTCTCGTTTCTTCTTGTCAAATTtacgtttgtatgtatatatatatatatatatatatatacataactcgtgcatgatagaaacgtggcatgttcttgttctgcatgactcgcgcatatgcgcgcccaaaatccgcgcatatgcgtcggaagcactgtccggctcctggactactcgcgcatatgtgcgcactgacctcgcgcatatgcgcgagacctactgtctccgcatatatcctgcacatcgcctcgcgcatatgcgcgagactctctggagttactcgtataggcttcgcaactactggcgcatatgcgcgcctcaatccggcgcatatgcgccaaagcttctaTTCCAAAACGTTGGcttctggactgctcgcgcatatgcacgcacccaagtcgcgcatatgcgcgagacctactgtctcggcgttTCGatactcacgcatatgcgcgcccatctcggcgcatatgcgcccaaagTTCATGACATTCCGCGCATGTTCGCGCTTacacgccgcgcatgtgcgcgaaggcacaccctcgcacatgtgtttcgcgtctgttctcgtctttctcggtccgctccattccgtctataatcactccaattaatcaagaaatcatcccaaattaatatcagattacggtaaatctacccaaatcatttccaattattgtaatcaaattctcgggccttacaatgaTTGTCTCGGTTCTTCACAAGTCTTGGTCCGTTTTTAGCAGATGAAGCTGTTATTATGGACGAAATGTCAGGCCAAACATTGTGCGAtcaaaaaacataaacattatTCCGGCCTCATAGATTTGCTAGGCATGGAAAAGTTTGTGTGAGaagtagggatgtaaatgaaccaaatcgtttgcgagctattcgaagctcggttcgataaaaagctcgtttgagttcgtttgttaatcatatcaagccaagctcaagctcgattttgagatcgaaaatttaatcaaaccaaactcaagcctaaagatattcggctcgtgagctcgcaaacatgtttgataataggCTCGCGAGCTCGAACTCGaactcgagctcggctcgtttaggtGGCTCATAAGCTTGAGCTtgactcatttgttgagttgacaaataaaaatattagtactaatgtcaatggaaggaattgaacacaagacaaataaaaatattagtactaatattattatgaacTTTGCAGGATACTTAACTAGTTGTTATTGGAGATGATTTTGTAATTCCTGTTTTTAATGGATTATTTGACGTCCTCCCTACTTTCTCACCAGAATTAGTTGAAGTATTAAATGGGtgaaattatttcattgttatttatatggtgatatcagTGTATTATGAATATTCTAGATGTATTATTTTggaatgttcaataatatattgatttatgtttttttagctcttatttgtgtcgttttggttatttatgaatgaatttacatttttatgtctgatttaaatttagtttatagatatatttaatttttaacaagctcgaatcaagctcaaactcgagctcaattctatgctttacgagctcgaaaacgagccgagctcaagcCAGGCTTGGCTTGTTAAACATgctaaacgagctattaatgaatcaagaTCGAGCCTGGcttgattaacatgctaaacgagcttttaattagccgagctcgagctttttcCGAGCTTGGTAATTTCAACAAATCAagctcgagcctgataataAAAGCTCGAATCGAGTTTCTCAAACAATCTTAAACGAGTCAAGCTCAAGCCTAATACTGTTTGGTTTGGATCGTTTACGTTCCTATTGAGAAGCTTTGCTGTCAATTTGGCTAGGAGGCATAGTAATTACCCAGAATTCAAGGTGAATAAATGGAATTAAGCCGTTTATCCCTTCTCTTTTGAACCCGAAATAAAATTCAGGCTATTTTTATATCACAGCAACAAGCTTTATTGGGTTCACAACTCCATATTCAGCGTCTGCATAACCATGGGTAGGATAATGGTCGCTGGATAATGTTATCTACTAACCATTCGACGATGGACAAGTGTTGTAGTAGTCAATAATGCTGGTAATAAATgaatatttcttttaaaataacaaacatCCACGTAGAAACAAAATTACATCGAATGTTATTCTTTAACTATTTGCATGAATTAATATAGTTATTACTGAAAACGAATTATATATTACGTACAACATTtgggatttttttattttgttacatGGGATCAGTGTTCCACTTTGCTGAGATCGAACACggcttaaaattttcaaaagttcTCCGAACGGAAAGGATGCGTGGAGTAACCGTTTCAAGAACGTGAATGAAAAACAACAAACACTCACGTTTCAGTAGAAGCACTCCTCCAATTCCACAGTACTCAACCACCCCAACAATCTCACTCCACGACTCCTTTTGATTATAAAACAAAAGCCCGTCTCACAAACAAGAAAACTGGTCCAACTCTATCTTTCGTTGTGGTAATTAGCAGAGGGGGAAGGGGGAGATTGTTTCCAAAAGATGTGCTGCGGATCAAGAGTATGCtgtttctgcatgtgtgtgatTCTAATGGTGATCGCCGTCGGATTTCTGTTCGGGTTTGGGGTGTTTAAACATGGATTCCGCAAGTTGAAGGATTCTGTGCATGACGTGAATGAGAGCGTCGCCTTCCGAGGACGCCCTTTACTGGGTTTTGGCGCTCCGCCGCCATTTTAGTGCTTTTGATTAATCTCAGTTGGTTCCTTTTCTTTCAActattttttttccatttctgtaattgttacTTGTCAGTTTGGATTTGTGTTATTTATGTCTCTAGTAGGTGGGATCGATTGCTCGTTTTAAATCAAACGAATTCTTTTGGTGGATTCAGAAGCCTGACAGTCTTAAGTTCTTTGGATAAAATGCTTTTTATAATTTGAATAGTTCTTGGTTATGTCGCAAACAATTAAGTAATCTAATCGAACATACAACTTTGTgtttaatcttcaataataaaataaaaattcaaaactttattttcatattaagTGAAGAGCATAAAAGTAGAGGCTAGGATATCTTGAATTCCCGTATTTTCACAAGGGCTCACATGGTTCAAGGTTGCTGCCGCGAATTTTCCAGAATGCTGCTGTCTCGTCTGGTATGTATTCCGACACAAACTCGCAGATGGTTAGGCAATTGTTTCTGCAAAAACGAAGGTGGTCTGGATCCAAAACATTATATTCCCCGGAGTTTGCCTCCAATCCATTCATATGGTAAGTAGGTATAAAGGCCATGTTTACATTGATTACAATGTGACAACATAATCGTCTCTCCAGCTTTAGAAACCTTTAAATTTGTTCCTTATCCGAAACCGAAATAGAGCAAGTTGTCAATcagtttatattatatttacaatttacattatgtatgcaaGAATGTATGTATGCACTGCCAAACGCCAATCACATCGAATCAATAAATAGCTATACAAGTAAACAAACAAATCCCATTTGAACTAAAACAATCAGAATCCTTTCCAGGCAGCAAGAACTTCAGTGAACAATTCATCAATCAATTCTCTATCAGCACACTGCATAAACACATTCAAATCATCCCCGATATCAAATATCTTACCAAACTTCACCAGATAACGTATACACCCATTCTTCAGTTTCGGCAGCTGATAAAGAGAAGCATTCTGCAGTCTTTCCAGAACATTCTTACAATCAATATCTTCAACCAAACTGTCATGGCACGTTTCTTTCAAATCCGAAACAACGTACTTATCAGCTGCTCGAAGAAGGGCTAACCTGTGGGTAAGAAATTCTTCCTTTTTTATGATCCCGTATATGTAATTCAAGAAAGCTTGGCAGGCTTCGATGGACATGTCGGAGATGTTTACGGATGAGAGTTCTTTCTCTCTGAAATTGTGGGAGAACATACTGCGGAAAACGGGAGACCTGGAGGCAAGAACTGCACGGTGAGCTTCTATAGTTTTGCCATCAGAAGCGTGGATCGTGATATCGGTGTGGATATTCTCGGACAGCATTCGGCCGAGGGAAGCGAGAGCTGTTTCATTTGGTGGTTTATGTGTAAATGTTTCGGTCCATATTGAGCAAGGTGATGTGCCCTGCTTACGTTAAGAGCGGGTGGTTTATGTGTAAATGTGGATTGTAAGATATATACGCAGACAGTTAAGCCACCCATAATGCAATGAATGTGCAAATGTTCCAATGTATAGAAACCGTACATATAATTAACCAAACTCAAGGGGTGTTTATGTCAAGCAATCTCATAAAAAACTATATCTTTAAATCATGATGATATCTTACTTCTGAAGAAGATGAAattttcaagtcaagaaactgAACGTCAATTATGAACTTTCCGGTTAATGGAATCTCAATCGTCCATACAAAATCCTCGTTGCTCTTCACCACTTTTTCACTAACATCTGCATACGAAACAGAAGCAAAATCATCAAAATGGTGCATGAAATCATCCTCTTCGCGGATTCGATATGATTTTTACTTTACCTGGATGAACCAAACACTGGCGTTCACCCACGGAGGAGATTACTCTGATTCTGAAAGAAGCGATCGGAGGATTTTCCCTCGCAAAATTCGATATCTCAGGAAATAATTTAATGGACAGCGATCGATTCTTCTCCACAGACAAGTACCTACAACAAAAATAAATCTCGAGATCATCTGCCTCTGTTTCTTGAAATACACGAAAGACAAAGCACCGGTAGCAATATATTAAGAAGAATTTACCAATTCCATTTCCCGATCTTGAAAGGATCTGATTTTCTGTAAGTGCAAGAAGCCAAGTTCTCGATCCGCCACTGGGCAAGACGGGACGTCGTATCGACCCGGTATGCAGACTCGCTCATCCTAGAGAAAGCAAGCGCCGCCTTAATTTCATGGATACAATCAAAAATCCCTTCCAGAAACTGATCTCCGTTCTTCCCCAGCTGTTCTTTTAAGTCTCTTCTTCGTATATTGACCGGTTTGATCCGCTGCTAACGCCTACTCCCCCCGCCCTTCCTCTTATATGATCAAACGTGATTTTTGCTCTTTAAAAAGTTTTTGGGAGTAAGATTATTGCTTTCTGGAGATAACCCACTCGAGTGATTGATCATGCTTTACGCCATTGATGAACAAGAAGTTCTTCCACATCTGTTTTTCTACCAAGGCTTTTGTGCTCAGTTTACTTTTCGTTGCCTTACACGGCACTTGTGGCATATATGCAAGATTTCGATCTCAAAGGGAACAAAAACTACTTGCAATTTGTCCAACATATATTATTGGTTGATAGTTCTATTCTAATATAATgtgatgtttttaaaaattttatatgataTTCGTATTTATTATTAGAATCATTATAAATATTGATATATAAATATCAGGTATCAACGTTATGTATTTATATAAGATGTGTCCGTACGAaacattttatttgaaaacaaaaaaaaaatatcgatGCTCACAAGTTGAGATGCTTGCATGAACATCTTGTACAAAAAATACACTCATAATTTTTCTTCCGATATATCATAGGATCACCCACAATACATACATACAAATTGCAGGTTATTATATTAGTTgtgatttaagaatttttattttaattaaatcaaataaactctTTAGATTTTTGTAATTTGTGATGCGTAATGTACTAATATACATAATCATGCATCATATCATACTCCATTAAAGAGTCGATACccagaggaaaaaaaaaagagaacacACACGATAAAGTGGATTTCAAGTGTTTTCCAACGAAAAATATGGTGCAAGTATTCGGATTCGGGTCACAAAAATGCGGGCGCATGGGCATGGCGATGCATTTGGAATATTGATTTTGGTATTCACACGTTGGGTGGCTAAAATGTGTTTGTCTCTCAAAGTCGTCTTTCGATAGACCGGATTCATCCACCACAAATGCTGCTGCATTCACGCTTTTAAAGCTGATATTTATATGAGAGAATCTCATGATTATCTTGTTTTCAAGATCCACTTGTTACTTAGGGTAAGATGGTTGCTCATACCCTACTTCTGACAACTTGTCTGATACGCCAAACCCATGTAGTTCTGACAATAATGATTGTCAAGCATAAGGTAGCCCATACTACTGCACTCGAGTGAAGTGTTTTTTTCGAGGTAGTCTGGGTAGAAATCATTCGGGAACTTATATGAGAG
This window contains:
- the LOC142519235 gene encoding uncharacterized protein LOC142519235; its protein translation is MCCGSRVCCFCMCVILMVIAVGFLFGFGVFKHGFRKLKDSVHDVNESVAFRGRPLLGFGAPPPF
- the LOC142519234 gene encoding BTB/POZ domain-containing protein At1g55760-like, which codes for MSESAYRVDTTSRLAQWRIENLASCTYRKSDPFKIGKWNWYLSVEKNRSLSIKLFPEISNFARENPPIASFRIRVISSVGERQCLVHPDVSEKVVKSNEDFVWTIEIPLTGKFIIDVQFLDLKISSSSEGTSPCSIWTETFTHKPPNETALASLGRMLSENIHTDITIHASDGKTIEAHRAVLASRSPVFRSMFSHNFREKELSSVNISDMSIEACQAFLNYIYGIIKKEEFLTHRLALLRAADKYVVSDLKETCHDSLVEDIDCKNVLERLQNASLYQLPKLKNGCIRYLVKFGKIFDIGDDLNVFMQCADRELIDELFTEVLAAWKGF